A single window of Flavobacterium sp. 140616W15 DNA harbors:
- a CDS encoding TonB-dependent receptor, translated as MKFNLKFLFITLFICAVSMAQTKGTISGVLTDKQTNNEALPFANVLIKGTNNSANTDIDGKYSINIAPGSYTVIYSFLGYETVEAIVIVKANETTTSNQTLSSGSYTLKDVVVKASSVSRQKESALLLEQKNAVEIKQSIGAQELSRKGVSDVATAVTKTTGITKQEGTGNIFVRGLGDRYNSTTMNGLPIPSNDPEKKNISLDIFSTDIVEYVSVDKVYSSKLYGDFAGGNVDIASKDYKGNGFFKIEIGSNVNTNALAEDDFRLQKGINSFGFSNPKIPNNPLTQYNFNTLQTDKKAPFAGSIGISGGKTFNVGEQGKLSFFATANFSNEYNAVKNGTARGSVNGAGVAYKDFHTYKDMSYQTNSTGLLNIGYKINTNNKVNFNTLYINSSTQSKEEYYGYIVDIANNGNGLIRRFNYEKNSLWVNQLLGDHKLTDRSKLNWGVSYNIVDGSMPDRIQNTFRNEPNGYVLSTISRPENNRYFQKLREDELAANASIDYKFNKNSDDEFKGKITLGANGRIKNRKFEATQFNFQSNDGFRNFIVDPNNLDLFYNNDNFNNGYFNVSTFRGNSQISDALDPQTYNGKQTILGGYANTEYKFNPKLTAVLGLRLESLIQDVDWNTQLGDIGSDRLDKLAFLPSLTMKYELNEKQNLRLGFSKTYTLPQFKERALFVYEEVLQVKIGNPYLYESDDYNLDLKWEMFPKSDELISFTAFGKYILNPMNEVTIASSSNDISYINTGDYGYVAGGEVEYRKQIFSFNDANSKKLTAGINASYLYSNQELNSEKVERETDYQVDFTNKKSQFTGASDLLLNADLSYLTEWSNKEKSLNTTIAYSYFSDRINAIGTNGRGNLVDKAFGSLDFIAKTKLNKNLGLDFVVKNILDPTISRVQENVSGDVNVLSYKKGLGISFKLNYSF; from the coding sequence ATGAAATTCAACTTAAAATTTCTATTTATTACATTATTTATTTGTGCTGTTTCTATGGCTCAGACCAAAGGTACAATTTCTGGGGTTTTAACAGACAAACAAACTAATAATGAAGCACTTCCATTTGCAAACGTTCTTATTAAAGGAACTAACAACAGTGCTAATACTGATATCGATGGTAAATATTCGATAAACATAGCTCCTGGCAGCTACACAGTAATTTATAGTTTCTTGGGGTACGAAACTGTAGAAGCAATCGTAATTGTTAAAGCAAATGAAACGACAACTAGTAATCAAACATTATCTTCAGGGAGTTACACTCTTAAAGATGTAGTAGTAAAAGCATCGTCTGTAAGCAGACAAAAAGAATCAGCATTACTATTAGAACAAAAAAATGCCGTAGAGATCAAACAATCTATTGGAGCTCAAGAACTTTCACGAAAAGGAGTTAGCGATGTAGCAACTGCAGTTACTAAAACTACTGGTATTACAAAACAAGAGGGAACAGGTAATATTTTTGTTAGAGGTTTAGGCGATCGTTACAATTCTACAACTATGAACGGATTACCAATTCCATCAAATGATCCTGAAAAGAAAAACATTAGCTTAGATATTTTCTCTACTGATATTGTTGAATATGTATCTGTTGATAAAGTTTATAGCAGTAAATTATATGGAGATTTTGCTGGAGGAAACGTAGACATAGCATCTAAAGATTACAAAGGAAATGGTTTCTTTAAAATCGAAATAGGATCTAATGTTAATACAAACGCATTAGCAGAAGACGATTTTAGATTACAAAAAGGCATTAATAGTTTTGGATTCTCAAACCCGAAAATTCCAAATAACCCTCTTACTCAATACAACTTCAATACTTTACAAACAGATAAAAAAGCGCCTTTCGCTGGATCTATTGGAATATCAGGAGGAAAAACTTTTAACGTAGGTGAGCAAGGTAAATTAAGCTTTTTTGCAACTGCAAATTTCAGTAACGAATACAATGCAGTCAAAAATGGTACAGCAAGAGGAAGTGTAAACGGTGCAGGAGTTGCATATAAAGACTTCCATACATACAAAGACATGAGCTACCAAACTAATTCTACTGGTTTGTTAAATATTGGATATAAAATTAACACAAATAACAAAGTTAATTTTAACACACTTTATATTAATAGTTCAACTCAGTCTAAAGAAGAATATTACGGTTACATAGTAGATATCGCCAATAATGGAAATGGATTGATCCGTCGTTTTAATTATGAAAAAAATAGTCTTTGGGTAAATCAATTATTAGGAGATCATAAACTAACAGACCGATCAAAATTAAACTGGGGTGTTTCATACAATATTGTTGACGGATCTATGCCCGACAGAATTCAAAATACTTTTAGAAACGAACCAAATGGCTATGTATTATCTACTATTTCAAGACCTGAAAATAATAGATACTTTCAAAAACTAAGAGAAGATGAATTAGCAGCAAATGCTTCTATTGATTATAAATTCAATAAAAATAGTGATGATGAATTTAAAGGAAAAATCACTTTAGGTGCGAATGGAAGAATCAAAAACAGAAAATTTGAAGCTACTCAATTCAACTTTCAATCAAATGATGGTTTCAGAAACTTTATTGTTGATCCAAACAATCTAGATTTGTTTTACAACAATGACAACTTCAATAATGGATACTTCAACGTTTCGACATTTAGAGGAAACTCTCAAATTAGTGATGCTCTAGATCCTCAAACTTATAATGGTAAGCAAACTATCCTTGGCGGTTATGCTAACACAGAATATAAATTCAATCCTAAATTAACAGCTGTTTTGGGCCTTCGATTAGAATCATTAATTCAAGATGTTGACTGGAACACACAATTAGGTGATATTGGAAGTGATAGATTAGATAAATTGGCTTTCTTACCAAGTTTAACAATGAAATATGAGTTAAACGAAAAACAAAATTTACGTTTAGGATTTAGTAAAACATATACTTTACCACAATTTAAAGAAAGAGCATTATTTGTTTATGAAGAAGTTTTACAAGTAAAAATAGGTAACCCATATTTATACGAATCAGATGATTACAACTTAGATCTTAAATGGGAAATGTTCCCTAAAAGTGATGAATTAATTTCCTTTACTGCTTTTGGTAAATACATCCTTAATCCAATGAATGAAGTTACAATTGCATCTTCTTCAAATGATATATCTTACATTAACACAGGTGACTATGGATATGTTGCTGGAGGGGAAGTTGAATATCGCAAACAGATTTTTAGTTTTAATGATGCTAATTCAAAAAAACTTACTGCAGGTATTAATGCTTCTTACTTATACAGTAATCAGGAATTAAATTCTGAAAAAGTTGAGAGAGAAACTGATTACCAAGTTGATTTCACAAACAAAAAGAGTCAATTTACCGGAGCTTCTGATTTACTTTTAAATGCTGATCTTTCTTATCTAACTGAATGGAGCAATAAAGAAAAAAGCTTAAACACCACTATTGCATACTCTTATTTTTCAGATAGAATAAATGCTATTGGAACAAATGGAAGAGGAAATTTAGTAGACAAAGCATTTGGTTCATTAGATTTTATTGCAAAAACCAAACTGAATAAAAACTTAGGATTAGACTTTGTTGTAAAAAACATCTTAGATCCTACAATCAGTAGAGTTCAAGAAAACGTCTCTGGGGATGTTAACGTTTTATCATACAAAAAAGGATTAGGAATAAGTTTTAAACTTAATTACAGCTTTTAA
- a CDS encoding response regulator transcription factor, translating into MKKTQTKILLVDDEPDILEIVGYNLSQEGYQIITASNGKDAIAKAQKELPDLIIMDVMMAEMDGMEACEHIRKIPELNNVIITFLTARSEDYSQVAGFDAGADDYITKPIKPKLLVSKVKALLRRLKEQEVSSDTLNVGGIEINREEYKIVKDNIEIALPRKEFELFYLLASKPGKVFKRDEILDKVWGNEVVVGGRTIDVHIRKLREKIGEDLFKTIKGVGYKFEV; encoded by the coding sequence ATGAAAAAAACACAAACTAAGATTTTACTAGTAGATGATGAACCGGATATTTTAGAAATTGTTGGATATAATCTTTCTCAGGAAGGCTATCAGATAATTACTGCCTCTAACGGAAAAGATGCAATTGCAAAAGCACAAAAAGAATTGCCAGATCTTATAATAATGGACGTTATGATGGCCGAAATGGATGGTATGGAAGCTTGTGAGCATATTCGAAAAATCCCTGAATTAAATAATGTTATCATTACATTCTTAACAGCAAGAAGTGAAGACTATTCTCAAGTTGCTGGTTTTGATGCTGGAGCAGATGATTATATCACTAAGCCTATTAAGCCAAAATTATTGGTAAGTAAAGTAAAAGCATTGTTGAGACGCCTAAAAGAGCAAGAGGTTAGTAGTGATACATTAAATGTAGGTGGTATCGAAATTAATCGTGAAGAATATAAAATCGTAAAAGATAATATTGAAATTGCTTTGCCTAGAAAAGAATTTGAATTGTTCTATTTATTGGCTTCAAAACCTGGAAAAGTATTCAAGCGTGATGAAATTCTTGATAAAGTTTGGGGCAATGAAGTAGTTGTAGGAGGAAGAACGATTGATGTGCATATTCGAAAATTGAGAGAAAAAATCGGCGAAGATTTATTTAAAACCATCAAAGGAGTAGGATACAAATTCGAGGTTTAA
- a CDS encoding cell wall metabolism sensor histidine kinase WalK: MKISFKKTYKFAVKSALYISLFATGFVIILILLFFKNKTINLLPFSIVFLISVYAFSFVVLQYRVERFIYRRVKKIYDEVSLLESSTLINQPITTDMETLSREVKKFATDKKLEIEMLEIREEYRREFLGNVSHELKTPLFTVQGYVSTLLDGAMEDKTIRKKYLKRAEKGVERLIYIVEDLDMITKLESGDLNLVITNFDIIELIQNVFDLLEMKADKKKIKLTYEKKYLQPIFVKGDKDRIQQILENLIVNSIKYGRQGGTTEVGVVNLTKKKVLIRISDNGEGVEKQNIPRLFERFYRVDKSGARSEGGSGLGLAIVKHIIEAHKEKVYVESEFGIGSEFSFTLEKAYKSANTEVK, from the coding sequence ATGAAAATAAGTTTTAAAAAAACCTATAAGTTTGCTGTAAAGTCAGCATTATATATAAGTCTCTTTGCTACAGGATTCGTAATAATTTTGATTTTATTATTCTTCAAAAATAAAACAATAAATTTATTACCGTTTAGTATTGTTTTTCTCATATCTGTATATGCGTTCTCATTTGTCGTATTACAATATCGTGTAGAGCGTTTTATTTACCGAAGAGTAAAAAAAATCTACGATGAGGTTTCATTACTAGAATCTAGTACACTCATCAACCAGCCGATTACAACCGACATGGAAACGCTTTCGCGTGAAGTCAAAAAATTCGCTACCGATAAAAAGCTTGAAATCGAAATGCTGGAAATTCGTGAAGAATACCGTCGTGAGTTTTTGGGTAACGTTTCGCATGAGCTTAAAACTCCATTGTTTACTGTTCAGGGTTATGTTTCAACATTACTAGATGGAGCGATGGAAGACAAGACTATTCGAAAAAAATATCTTAAACGAGCTGAAAAAGGAGTAGAGCGATTAATTTATATCGTCGAAGACTTAGATATGATTACTAAATTAGAATCAGGGGATTTAAATTTGGTAATTACTAATTTTGATATCATAGAGCTTATTCAAAATGTTTTTGATTTATTGGAAATGAAAGCCGATAAAAAGAAGATAAAATTAACTTACGAGAAGAAATATCTGCAACCTATTTTCGTTAAAGGGGATAAAGATAGAATTCAGCAAATACTAGAGAATCTGATTGTAAATTCTATTAAATACGGCAGACAAGGCGGAACAACAGAAGTTGGAGTAGTAAATCTTACAAAGAAAAAAGTACTTATTCGTATTAGTGATAATGGAGAAGGAGTGGAGAAACAAAATATACCAAGACTTTTTGAGCGATTCTATAGAGTAGATAAAAGTGGAGCTCGCTCAGAAGGAGGCTCGGGATTAGGACTAGCTATAGTTAAACATATTATCGAAGCTCATAAAGAGAAAGTATATGTAGAGAGTGAGTTTGGTATAGGCTCAGAGTTTTCATTCACATTAGAAAAAGCATATAAGAGTGCTAATACTGAAGTTAAATAA